Proteins from a genomic interval of Candidatus Stygibacter australis:
- a CDS encoding choice-of-anchor Q domain-containing protein has protein sequence MNKWILLLVSLIMILNLYGITITVNQDGSGEYQAIMEAVNVAVDYDTILVYPGEYHEEVNYQGKTIVIGSLNMTTGEDEYIHSTIINGDDQRCGVTLEETNNNNSEEGTQLIGFTIHNCNYYHGAGILVSECNIDIINCIIEHNYANLAAGGILATSGADIFLSGTIIRFNRADRQVGGLIISRTSTGEFDQINLCNIYGNYGPQCCDLARGIDIENPEYFSVYLDTFSCVEPDPYFIMHGNNGNNLNWEYLDLNVNSAYYDFYDGDMYVSPVGDDENSGISPEYSMETIAGAMTRIVSNPDNPNTIYLSEGTYSPTQNNQIFPLNMKGYVNITGDNMDTVIWDSEGQSYIKDYYSDMEYELKNITLINGNPADWNMEFRRYGTEIPTLTIKNLHSIDDSYGFFSIAARISVEMDNIIIEGASNSFGNYGSDPENSSVIKNIIVKNGASFIKHLSGQDTGQRSRLDIINALDVDNYCPVNDRGIWSYNIRGDGWTETNLINCTVMNNACEDSINALACVVSKTGGNFNIYNSCIYGNDGYQVGIDTGSGGIWGSTVNISHSLIQDTTWVPIIGDAYSEVNWLGGILDCDPMVCADYTPQSGSPLIDAGTLDLPYDIELPETDVFGNPRIYGNGVDIGAIEWQGTGNDLDEIVQKPDEILIYPNPLISSQLRDGKAKIMWMGDSSKDLSIEVFNIKGQRLRKLKIENVKCKMNSVSWDLRDEAGEMVSSGVYFVRVKAGDEYQAQQKVTVVK, from the coding sequence ATGAATAAATGGATTCTTTTATTAGTTAGCTTGATAATGATTCTAAATTTATACGGAATTACAATTACGGTCAATCAGGATGGCAGTGGAGAATATCAGGCAATTATGGAAGCCGTAAATGTGGCAGTGGATTATGATACAATACTTGTCTATCCCGGAGAATATCATGAGGAAGTGAATTATCAGGGGAAGACAATAGTCATTGGCAGCTTAAATATGACAACCGGAGAGGATGAATACATTCATTCAACTATCATTAATGGAGATGATCAGCGTTGCGGAGTTACACTGGAAGAAACAAATAATAATAATTCCGAAGAAGGAACACAACTTATTGGATTTACAATTCATAATTGTAATTATTATCATGGAGCAGGAATCTTAGTAAGTGAGTGCAATATTGATATAATCAATTGCATTATAGAGCATAATTATGCTAATTTAGCAGCAGGAGGTATTTTAGCTACCTCAGGAGCTGATATATTTTTATCTGGGACAATAATACGATTCAATAGGGCTGACAGACAAGTTGGTGGACTGATTATATCCCGGACTTCAACTGGAGAGTTTGACCAAATAAATCTCTGTAATATTTACGGGAACTATGGTCCTCAATGTTGTGATCTGGCGAGAGGAATTGATATTGAGAATCCTGAGTATTTTTCAGTTTACTTAGATACATTCAGTTGCGTTGAACCTGATCCTTATTTTATAATGCATGGAAATAATGGCAATAATCTGAATTGGGAATATCTGGACTTAAATGTAAATTCTGCTTACTATGATTTCTATGATGGAGATATGTATGTATCACCAGTTGGAGATGATGAAAACAGCGGAATAAGTCCAGAATATTCTATGGAAACAATAGCGGGAGCTATGACCAGGATTGTATCCAATCCAGATAATCCTAATACGATATATTTGTCAGAGGGTACTTATAGCCCTACTCAAAATAATCAGATATTTCCTTTGAACATGAAAGGTTATGTGAATATCACCGGTGATAATATGGATACTGTAATCTGGGACAGTGAAGGTCAAAGCTACATTAAGGATTATTACAGTGATATGGAATATGAACTAAAGAATATTACTTTGATCAATGGTAACCCTGCTGATTGGAATATGGAATTCAGAAGGTATGGTACTGAAATCCCCACGTTAACTATCAAGAATCTTCACAGTATAGACGATTCTTATGGTTTTTTTTCTATAGCAGCAAGGATCAGTGTTGAGATGGACAATATTATAATTGAAGGAGCCTCAAATTCGTTTGGTAATTATGGTAGTGATCCTGAAAATAGCAGTGTTATCAAAAATATAATTGTAAAAAATGGAGCTTCATTTATTAAGCATCTCAGTGGGCAGGATACTGGTCAAAGGTCCAGATTGGATATAATAAATGCTTTAGATGTTGATAATTATTGCCCGGTAAATGACCGGGGAATATGGTCATATAATATCAGAGGTGATGGCTGGACAGAAACAAATCTGATCAATTGTACTGTTATGAATAATGCCTGTGAGGATTCTATAAACGCTTTAGCCTGCGTGGTTTCTAAGACAGGGGGTAATTTCAATATCTATAATAGCTGCATTTACGGTAATGATGGCTATCAGGTAGGAATAGATACTGGTTCGGGTGGAATCTGGGGCAGTACTGTTAATATTTCACACTCATTGATTCAGGATACAACTTGGGTACCCATTATAGGAGATGCCTATTCCGAAGTGAACTGGCTGGGAGGGATTCTTGACTGCGATCCAATGGTTTGTGCAGATTATACACCACAATCTGGATCACCATTGATAGATGCCGGGACGCTTGATCTGCCTTATGACATCGAATTACCTGAAACTGATGTGTTTGGCAATCCACGCATCTATGGTAATGGAGTTGATATTGGAGCAATAGAATGGCAGGGGACAGGGAATGATCTCGATGAAATAGTGCAGAAACCAGATGAAATATTGATCTATCCGAATCCTTTAATATCTTCCCAGCTTCGAGATGGTAAGGCTAAGATAATGTGGATGGGAGACAGTTCTAAGGATTTGAGTATAGAAGTATTTAATATTAAGGGGCAGAGATTGCGCAAATTGAAAATTGAAAATGTAAAATGTAAAATGAATTCGGTCTCCTGGGATCTGCGGGATGAAGCAGGGGAAATGGTGAGTAGTGGAGTGTATTTTGTGAGGGTAAAAGCTGGAGATGAATATCAGGCTCAGCAGAAGGTGACGGTGGTGAAGTAA